DNA from Lactobacillus sp. ESL0791:
ATTTCAACAAGAAAGTACTGTTGCCCCTCATTTTATTTATCATGACAATCCTTCATACCAAATTTGTGAAGGAATTAAAAATGGGTGGTATGACATTGGTATTTGCTCTTTTGTTCCCGAATATAGTTCCTTTACCTATGTTCCGCTTTACACTGAAGAAATTATTGCCATTGTTTCTAAAGACAATGATCTGGCTCAACTCACTGAAATCTCCCCTGAAGAATTACACGGTGAGACTGTTATTACCTATTCCCAAAAAATTCAAATTGGTAAAGACGTTACTAATGCACTTTTGGCAAATGCCTCTGACTTAAACATTATCAATCGCTTGCATGATGAGCTAGCTATTACAGGTCAAGTATTAACAAATAATGTCGTAGGGATAGTGGCTAACACCATTTATCTTAGTGGTTTTGATATCCATAAAATCAAAGTAACACTGCCGCCAAATACACGGCAGGTATATTTGGTTTATGATTCCCAGCAACAATTTTCACCAGAAATTATTGATTTTATTGATTTTTTAAAAAAGAATAAGAATAAAATTCAAAAAATTGTTGATCAATTTTTAAACGTAAAGAAATAATTATGACAGAATTTATTACTTAAGCTTAGGCAGTAAATTCTGTCTTTTTTTGATATAAAGGAAAAAAACACCCTGTTAGCATAACGCTACAAGGTATTATCAACGGGATTAACTATCCACTCATTCTTAATATTTTTAGAGGGCAACAATTATTTTAGTTTATTTAGTATTACTGCCATTCCATCATGATTATTATCCGAAGTTATCACTCTAAACTTTTTCTTTAACTCGCTTGGAGCATTCGCCATCAAGACCGGATGCCCCACTACTTTAAGCATTGCCTCATCATTATAGTTATCGCCAAAAGCCCAGCAATCTTCAAGCGGGACGTTAAATTCCTGCGCCATTACCCTGATACCGTCACCTTTGGATACTCCCTTAAGCACAACTTCAAGCAAATTAGGTGCTGATTTAATCAAACAAAGTTTTGGATAACGCGGCTGTAATTCATCTTTCATCTGATCAAGTTTTTCTGGCTTACCCAATATCAAAACCTTATGGACACCGCGTAAATTTTTAATTTCAGCGATAGAGCTCGGTCTAGCCTGAACCGCAACTATTTTTTCTTCCTGCCTAATCAACTGACTTTTATGAATTGAACAATACCAGTCATTGCCACTATAAACACTCCACGAGCAGCTTTCAATAGCATTTTCTTCAACATACTGACAAATTTCCAGTGCCTGCTTTGCGGTCATAAATTGTGAACTTAGCGGACGACCCATTTCATCTATGACTAATGCACCATTATATGCGATCATCGGACAGGTTTTCATTACTTGCCCAGCAGCCGTCATGATTGCCTGGGGCATTCGTCCTGATACGGGAATAAAGACATTGCCAGCAATTATTTGCTGACGAAGCGCGATGCGTGTTTTTGGCGTAACCTGTAAATCCGAATTAAGTAAAGTACCATCAATGTCTGAAAAAATTAGTTTAGCCATTTTTCTCCCCAATAAATTTTACTAGCAACTAAAGCTATTTTAGTGGTTGCATTCACATCAGATCAACCACTTGTTTTATATAAAAAATATTTATTATTGCTATTTAATAACGAAAATTTATAAATCTATATGTTTACAACTTTTTGATGACTTTCAGTTGATCTAATATTGAGCTAACTTTAATGACTTGAGCTTAGCTTTCGGCTAAATTAAGCCTAGTTAAAATAAATAATTTTAATTTATTATGAGCCTGAATCATACAAATAAAATAATATCTTAGATTTATTTACCGAGCCAAGCGGTTAATTTATTAGATTTTTCCTCTTCATAAATAACAATAAGATAAGAATATTATTTTTTGATAGATAACAATTTTTATTATAGAACATAATTAATTATCCAATTATTTCCAATGTACTATTGCAATAAATTAAATTTAAAATTAAAATAATAACTGAAAACTTATATAAAATATAGGAGGCTTAATCATGAATTTAAAAAATAAGCGTAGCGTACTTGTCAGCAGCGCAACTATCGCTAGTATCCTAAGTGGTTTAGTCTTAACGGACAGTATGCAAACCGCCCAAGCCGCTAAAATTAATACTACACAAACAGTAAAAGCTGCAGTCAGAACCGCTAAAGTTACTAAAAGGGCCTATCTGTACAACAAACATGGTAAGCTTGTTAATAAAAAAGCTTTAGAAAAAAACAAAAAAATTAAAGTTCACGGTACCAAAATCATTAAGGGAAAAATGTTTTATAACATCGGCCATGGTGAATACGTACCGGTTACCAGAGTCAAATTAGCTAAGAACGCTAAAATTACCAAAACTGCTGCTCTTTATAACCACGAAGGCAAAAAGATCGGCAATAAAATACTTAAAAAGGGTAAAAAGGTTATAGTTTACGGTACCAAGACTATTAAGGGTAAAAAGTATTACTTTTTAGGTAACGGCAAGTATATTCTTGCTAAGAATGCAGCAATTAGAAAGAAAACAGTTCCCTCTAGCCACAACAATAGCGAGACAGTAAAGCCTGGGAACTCCTCCGGTGGCAGCAGTTCCAGTGATGGTGCGTCTAATCCAGGAAATTCCTCCGGTGGCAACAGCTCAAGTGGTGGTTCATCTAATCCAGGAAATTCCTCCGGTGGCAGCAGCTCAAGTGGCGGTGCGTCTAATTCCGGAAACTCTTCGAGTGGTAACAGCTCAAATGGCGGGTCTTACAATCCCGGAAGCTCCTCCGGTGGCAATAGCTCAAGTGGTGGTGCGTCTAATCCGGGAAATTCCTCCGGTAGCAATAGCTCAAATGGCGGGTCTTACAATCCCGGAAACTCTTCCGGTGGCAACAACTCAAGTGGCGGTGCGTCTAACCCGGGAAATTCCTCCGGTGGCAACAGCTCAAATGGCGGGTCGTCTAACCCAGGAAACTCCTCCGGTGATAGCAGCTCAAGTGGCGGTGCGTCTAATCCTGGAAATTCCTCCGGTGGCAGCAGCTCAAGTGGCGGTGCGTCTAATCCCGGAAATTCCTCCGGTGGCAGCAGCTCAAGTGGCGGTGCGTCTAATCCCGGAAATTCCTCCAATGGCAACAGCTCAAGTGGCGGTGCGTCTAATCCCGGAAACTCTTCCGGTGGCAGCAGTTCAAGTGGCGGTGCGTCTAATCCCGGAAACTCTTCCGGTGGCAGCAGCTCAAGTGGCGGTTCATCTAATAATGATACAGATACGTCAACCGTACACAATAACGCGGTTATGATTCTGCCTAAAGGATATACCCGTAAAGCACTGTATAAAGCATACAAATTAGATAATCCACCTAAAAATGTTGATCCCGACTTTATAAATGCCTGCAAACAAGGCGTACGAATTAATAATTTTGACCGCTCCAGAACCATTGATCAGGCTGGTGATGATACAACTACCGTTGACCCAACTCATTTAACTCCGGACCAACAGACAGAATTATCGACTTTCGCCTTACAATTAATTAATCAGGCTAGAACTTGCCTAAATTTGCATCCTTGGATTCAAAGTACGGGTACTCAGCAACTTGCTAATGATATTGCTGATGAATACCATAAAGATAACCACTTAAGCAAGAATGACCATGATGTTGCGGGAATTATTCGTGCAAGTAAGAAAAATGGTCTAAACATCGATGATCAATATATTGAAGATTTGACTGCTTGGAGGCCTTTTCCAAATGGCAGCACAATGACGATGTCACAACTAAAAAAGCATGTTTATCTTGGAGTTAAGCAATGCTTATTTGGTTTCACTCCAAGTATCGTTTATGATCTTACATATGCTGATAGTGAAATTGACAAATCACAGAACTATTCTGAATGGCGGCATGCTGGTGACTTATTGAGTACGGGAGAGAATTATGGCTATGATAGTTTTAGAAATTACTTTGCTCTCAGTATTTCTAGTTCAGCCTTATCAAGTAGCGATCCAAGTAGCGATAATGAGCTGGCTGCCCACTTTATTAGTGTTTCGTCAGACTTTATTAACGGCTATTATGGCCAACTGCACCACTGCACCTTTGATCCGGGTAAGGATCCGACCACAAATACAGTTATTGTGGTACCGAATGCAGGAGATGAAATTGCTCAAGAGTTCTCAATCACTGACCTTAGAAAAGAATTTATAAAAGCACTTAATCAGAAGCGCACTACCTCTGGTCTAGCACCTGTAACTGAAGACCCGGCCCTTGATTTAGAAGCACAAAACATGACAGATAAAGGCCCTGGAACTCAAGTTTACACCCGTGAAGTGCCTAACCAGCTTCTAAAAATTGGTACTGGTAGTGGCGGCACTTTCCAATTTAGCCCAGATCCAGCTACTACTGCAAATGACCTAATAAATACGTGGGGGACCCTTATGGAGTCCAATATTACAACTGTCGGGCTTGGAGCAACAGTACAGCCAAATGGAAGCCTTTATTGTTACTATGAGGCAAGTTACTAGCTTTAAAATTTTACTTAGGATTAGTTCTCGATATGCTATCGACGTTAATTTTTAATAAATAGCAATTAAAATAAAAGCATTATAAATCTATGCATTATATTTATACTCTAAATAGCTGAAGACAAGTATAAAACTGAGAAATTATAATTTTTAGTTTAATTAAATAACATTATCACAATAAAAATAGTTAATTGCCTAATTATTTCCAATGTACTATTGCAATAAATTAAACTTTCAATTAAAATAATAACTAAAAGCTTATAAAAGATATAGGAAGTTTAATCATGAATTTAAAAAATAAGCGTAGCGTACTTGTCAGCAGCGCAACTATCGCTAGTATCCTAAGTGGTTTAGTCTTAACGGACAGTATGCAAACCGCCCAAGCCGCTAAAATTAATACTACACAAACAGTAAAAGCTGCAGTCAGAACCGCTAAAGTTACTAAAAGGGCCTATCTGTACAACAAACATGGCAAGCTTGTTAATAAAAAAGCTTTAGAAAAAAACAAAAAAATTAAAGTTCACGGTACCAAAATCATTAAGGGAAAAATGTTTTATAACATCGGCCATGGTGAATACGTACCGGTTACCAGAGTCAAATTAGCTAAGAACGCTAAAATTACCAAAACTGCTGCTCTTTATAACCACGAAGGCAAAAAGATCGGCAATAAAATACTTAAAAAGGGTAAAAAGGTTATAGTTTACGGTACCAAGACTATTAAGGGTAAAAAGTATTACTTTTTAGGTAACGGCAAGTATATTCTTGCTAAGAATGCAGTGATTAGAAAAAAAACTGTTACCTCTAACCACAACGATAACGGGACAGTAAAGCCTGGGAACTCCTCCGGTGGCAGCAGTCCCAGTGGTGATTCTTCTAATCTGGGAAACTCTTCGGGTGGCAACAGCTCTAGTGGTGATTCTTCTAATCTGGGAAACTCTTCGGGTGGCAACAGCTCCAGTGGTGGTTCTTACAATCCCGGAAGCTCCTCAGGTGACAGCAGTTCGAGCGGCGGTTCCTCTAATAATGATACAGATACGTCAACCGTACACGATGACGCGGTTATGATCCTGCCTAAAGAATACACCCGTGAAGCACTGTACAAAGCATACAATTCTGGTTACCCAATAGCTGAAAATGTTGACCCTAACTTTATAAATGCCTGCAAACAAGGCGTACGAATTAATAATTTTGACCGCTCCAAAGCTATTGATCAGGCTGGTGACGATACAACTATCGTTGACCCAACTCATTTAACTCCGGACCAACAGACAGAATTATCGACTTTCGCCTTACGATTAATTAATCAGGCTCGAGCTTGCCTAAATTTGCATCCTTGGATTCAAAGTACGGGTACTCAGCAACTTGCTAATGATATTGCTGATGAATACCATAAAGATAACCACACAATAAATGAGGATCATGACGTTGAGGGGATTATTCGTGCAAGTAAGAAAAATGGTCTAAACATCGATGGTCAATATATTGAAGATTTGGCTGCTTGGGGATATTCTTCAAATGGTAGCACAATGACGATGTCACAACTAAAAAAGCATGTTTATCTTGGAATTAAACAATGCTTATTTGGTTTTACTCCAAGCAGTGGTTATGATCTTATATATCCTGATAGTGAAATTGACAAATCACAAAACTATTCTGAATGGCGGCATGCTGGTGACTTATTGAGTGCAGGGGAGAATTATGGCTATGATAGTTTTAGAAATTACTTTGCCCTCAGTATTTCTACTTCACCAAGTAGCTATGGCAAGGAATTTGATGCCCACTTCATTAGTGTGTCGTCATATCTTATTAACGGTGATTATGGTCAAAAAAACCACTGTACCTTTGATCCGGGCAAGGATCCTACCACAAATACAGTTATTGTGGTACCGAATGCAGGAGATGAAATTGCTCAAGAGTTCTCAATCACTGACCTTAGAAAAGAATTTATAAAAGCACTTAATCAGAAGCGCACCACCTCTGGTCTAGCACCTGTAACTGAAGACCCGGCCCTTGATTTAGAAGCACAAAACATAGCGGATAAAGGCCTTGGAACTCAAGTTTACACCCGTGAAGTGCCTAACCAGTTACTAAGAGGAGGGGGTAGTGGGCTAAATTTCCAATTTAGCCCAGATCCAGCTACTACTGCAAATGACCTAATAAATACGTGGGGTAACCTTATGGACTCCAATATTACAACTGTTGGGCTTGGGGCAACTGTACAGCCAAATGGAAGCCTTTATTGTTACTTTTTAACTAACTAGCTTTAAAATCTTAAGATAAGAAAATTGTTATCTTTTATCAGATAGCAATTTTTTTATTATACAAGTTTGGCTAACACGCTAGCAATCCCGCCATGATCGATTATTCACCCCCCTCTATAAACCCTACCGTAAATTGTCTATTAAAATTGAGTGACCTATAGCTTCTACCATCTTTTTACCTTGACTAGAATGTATAATTATTTATAATCTATTTCATCCAGTAGCAATGCTTAAAAAATGAATTTAGTTTTTTTTATCCTCAAAAATCTTTAATTAAGTTTATTTTAACGATTACATTATTACTCGGCCAGCCTTTTATCCCAAATAGTAAAACCATAAAGCCAGCTTTTAGCTTTACTTTTGCGGGTATAATTCGTATTTACAAATAGTTTTGCGAGTGCTAAAGTAGAGTAGTTGTTAAATTTTGTATAAAATACGAACATTAAGTATTTGAGGAGAAAAAATGAATTTTATTAAGAGTTACTTTCAGCTCGACAAATACAATACCAGTGTTAAAATTGAATTTCTCGCTGGATTAACTACTTTCATCAGCATGTCTTACATATTATTTGTCAATCCTAGTGTTTTGGGAGCCAGTGGGATGGACAAAGGCGCTGTTTTTACATCAACAGCATTAGCCAGTGCCTTAGGAACGGCTATCATGGGTATCGTTGCTAATTATCCCATTGGTGAAGCGCCAGCTTTAGGGATCAACGCCTTTTTTGCTTATACAGTATGTATCGGCATGCACGTTTCATGGGAGACAGCACTTTCAGCAGTTTTTGTTGCTTCAGTTATTTTTGTCTTAATTACCTTATTTAAATTAAGAGAAAAAATCATTAATGCTATTCCCGCGGATCTAAAATTTGCCATTTCTTCCGGTATTGGCTTATTTATTGCTTTTTTGGGCTTGCAAGACAGCGGCCTAATCGTTGCTGACAAATCTACTTTAGTTACCTTAGGTTCATTACATAATCCTCTTGTTTGGATCTCAATTTTTGGTTTATTAGTAACTATTATTTTAATGATTTTAAATGTTCCAGGAGCTATTTTCATTGGGATGGTGCTTGCATCGATCTTCGGTGTCTGCACTGGACAGATTGCATTGCCGCACAAACTTATTTCCCTTGCGCCAAGCCTTGCTCCGACTTTTGGCCAAGCCATTTTCCACGTCAAAGACATTAACTCATTACAAATGTGGGTTGTTGTCTTGACCTTCCTACTTGTTACTTTCTTCGACACTGCAGGTACCTTAATCGGCCTTGCACAACAAGCAGGCTTTATGAAAGACAACAAAATGCCGCGGGTTGGACGTGCTTTAACAGCCGATTCCAGTGCGATGGTTGTCGGTTCTATTTTAGGAACATCTCCAATTGGTGCTTTCGTTGAATCAAGTGCCGGAATTGCTGTCGGCGGAAGAACCGGGTTGACAGCTGTCTTCGTTGGTATTTTCTTCTTAATCTCAATGATCTTCAGTCCACTCTTAGGTTTATTCACCACCCAAGTGACTGCCCCAGCTTTAATCATTGTTGGTGTACTGATGGCCCAAAATACCGCCCACATTCATTGGAACAAAATGGAAATCGCTGTTCCTTCATTCCTAATTTTATTAGGAATGCCACTTACCTACTCCATTTCCGATGGTTTGGCATTAGGATTAATTACCTACCCAATCTGTATGGTTGCTGCTAAGCGTGGCAAAGAAGTAAGCCCAATGATGTGGATTCTCTTTATCGTCTTCATCATCTTCTTATGGGTACTGAATTTCTAAAATGACTAAATATTGAAAAAAGCAAATCTTTATCGATTTACTTTTTTTATTTCCCAGGTAATAATCATTTATTCTATTCTAATATATAACAAATAATTTCATTGTGTTACACTAGAAAAGATAGTTATTTATTTTATGGAGGAAAAAATGACGACAATAGAAAAAGTCTTTCATTTAACCGATGCTCATACCACTGTTAAACGTGAGTTAATTGCTGCTTTAACCACTTTTGTCAGCCTCTCCTACATCCTTTTTGTTAACCCAAATATTCTAAGTGCAGCTGGTATTAATAAAGGAGCGGCCTTCACCGTAACGGCAATTGCAAGTGCAATTGGTTGTTTTATCATGGGATTTGTTGCTAATTATCCGATTGCTCTAGCACCAACATTAGGCAGTGCTGCCTTCTTCGCATACAATGTCTGCGGCGGCATGCACATTAACTGGCAGACTGCTTTAGCTGCAGTACTGGTAGCTTCTGTTCTATTCATTCTAATTACGGTTTTAAAATTACGGGAAAAAGTGGTTGACGCGATTCCGCAAGATTTAAAATACGCTATTTCCGCAGGAATCGGCCTGTTTATTGCCTTTATCGGCCTGCAAAACGGCAAATTGATTGTCAATAGCGATTCTAACTTAGTTGCCTTAGGCAAATTTAATTCACCTGCTGTCTGGATCACCTTATTTGGGTTAATCCTAACCGTTATCTTAATGGCGATGCAGGTTCCTGGTTCAATCTTCATCGGCATGGTGGTCACCGCCATCTTTGGTATATTAATTGGCCAAATTTCATTGCCTAAAGCTATCGTGTCGGCTGCACCAAGCATTGCACCAACCTTTGGTCAAGCGGTTATTCACCTAAAGAATATCAATACACCGCAATTATTCATGGTGGTTTTAACCTTTCTACTTGTTACGTTTTTTGATACCGCCGGCAC
Protein-coding regions in this window:
- a CDS encoding LysR family transcriptional regulator, with translation MNLNQLYYFRELAEQRQYTKAADSLFISQPTLSVSIKQLETELHCKLFKHSGRYVQLTKYGRIFYNTVINSLNVLDNGKKEIKQKVSQDQGNINIAAIPTAIGTLLPYLTKEFQQESTVAPHFIYHDNPSYQICEGIKNGWYDIGICSFVPEYSSFTYVPLYTEEIIAIVSKDNDLAQLTEISPEELHGETVITYSQKIQIGKDVTNALLANASDLNIINRLHDELAITGQVLTNNVVGIVANTIYLSGFDIHKIKVTLPPNTRQVYLVYDSQQQFSPEIIDFIDFLKKNKNKIQKIVDQFLNVKK
- a CDS encoding Cof-type HAD-IIB family hydrolase → MAKLIFSDIDGTLLNSDLQVTPKTRIALRQQIIAGNVFIPVSGRMPQAIMTAAGQVMKTCPMIAYNGALVIDEMGRPLSSQFMTAKQALEICQYVEENAIESCSWSVYSGNDWYCSIHKSQLIRQEEKIVAVQARPSSIAEIKNLRGVHKVLILGKPEKLDQMKDELQPRYPKLCLIKSAPNLLEVVLKGVSKGDGIRVMAQEFNVPLEDCWAFGDNYNDEAMLKVVGHPVLMANAPSELKKKFRVITSDNNHDGMAVILNKLK
- a CDS encoding SEC10/PgrA surface exclusion domain-containing protein; the encoded protein is MNLKNKRSVLVSSATIASILSGLVLTDSMQTAQAAKINTTQTVKAAVRTAKVTKRAYLYNKHGKLVNKKALEKNKKIKVHGTKIIKGKMFYNIGHGEYVPVTRVKLAKNAKITKTAALYNHEGKKIGNKILKKGKKVIVYGTKTIKGKKYYFLGNGKYILAKNAAIRKKTVPSSHNNSETVKPGNSSGGSSSSDGASNPGNSSGGNSSSGGSSNPGNSSGGSSSSGGASNSGNSSSGNSSNGGSYNPGSSSGGNSSSGGASNPGNSSGSNSSNGGSYNPGNSSGGNNSSGGASNPGNSSGGNSSNGGSSNPGNSSGDSSSSGGASNPGNSSGGSSSSGGASNPGNSSGGSSSSGGASNPGNSSNGNSSSGGASNPGNSSGGSSSSGGASNPGNSSGGSSSSGGSSNNDTDTSTVHNNAVMILPKGYTRKALYKAYKLDNPPKNVDPDFINACKQGVRINNFDRSRTIDQAGDDTTTVDPTHLTPDQQTELSTFALQLINQARTCLNLHPWIQSTGTQQLANDIADEYHKDNHLSKNDHDVAGIIRASKKNGLNIDDQYIEDLTAWRPFPNGSTMTMSQLKKHVYLGVKQCLFGFTPSIVYDLTYADSEIDKSQNYSEWRHAGDLLSTGENYGYDSFRNYFALSISSSALSSSDPSSDNELAAHFISVSSDFINGYYGQLHHCTFDPGKDPTTNTVIVVPNAGDEIAQEFSITDLRKEFIKALNQKRTTSGLAPVTEDPALDLEAQNMTDKGPGTQVYTREVPNQLLKIGTGSGGTFQFSPDPATTANDLINTWGTLMESNITTVGLGATVQPNGSLYCYYEASY
- a CDS encoding SEC10/PgrA surface exclusion domain-containing protein yields the protein MNLKNKRSVLVSSATIASILSGLVLTDSMQTAQAAKINTTQTVKAAVRTAKVTKRAYLYNKHGKLVNKKALEKNKKIKVHGTKIIKGKMFYNIGHGEYVPVTRVKLAKNAKITKTAALYNHEGKKIGNKILKKGKKVIVYGTKTIKGKKYYFLGNGKYILAKNAVIRKKTVTSNHNDNGTVKPGNSSGGSSPSGDSSNLGNSSGGNSSSGDSSNLGNSSGGNSSSGGSYNPGSSSGDSSSSGGSSNNDTDTSTVHDDAVMILPKEYTREALYKAYNSGYPIAENVDPNFINACKQGVRINNFDRSKAIDQAGDDTTIVDPTHLTPDQQTELSTFALRLINQARACLNLHPWIQSTGTQQLANDIADEYHKDNHTINEDHDVEGIIRASKKNGLNIDGQYIEDLAAWGYSSNGSTMTMSQLKKHVYLGIKQCLFGFTPSSGYDLIYPDSEIDKSQNYSEWRHAGDLLSAGENYGYDSFRNYFALSISTSPSSYGKEFDAHFISVSSYLINGDYGQKNHCTFDPGKDPTTNTVIVVPNAGDEIAQEFSITDLRKEFIKALNQKRTTSGLAPVTEDPALDLEAQNIADKGLGTQVYTREVPNQLLRGGGSGLNFQFSPDPATTANDLINTWGNLMDSNITTVGLGATVQPNGSLYCYFLTN
- a CDS encoding NCS2 family permease, whose product is MNFIKSYFQLDKYNTSVKIEFLAGLTTFISMSYILFVNPSVLGASGMDKGAVFTSTALASALGTAIMGIVANYPIGEAPALGINAFFAYTVCIGMHVSWETALSAVFVASVIFVLITLFKLREKIINAIPADLKFAISSGIGLFIAFLGLQDSGLIVADKSTLVTLGSLHNPLVWISIFGLLVTIILMILNVPGAIFIGMVLASIFGVCTGQIALPHKLISLAPSLAPTFGQAIFHVKDINSLQMWVVVLTFLLVTFFDTAGTLIGLAQQAGFMKDNKMPRVGRALTADSSAMVVGSILGTSPIGAFVESSAGIAVGGRTGLTAVFVGIFFLISMIFSPLLGLFTTQVTAPALIIVGVLMAQNTAHIHWNKMEIAVPSFLILLGMPLTYSISDGLALGLITYPICMVAAKRGKEVSPMMWILFIVFIIFLWVLNF
- a CDS encoding NCS2 family permease, producing the protein MTTIEKVFHLTDAHTTVKRELIAALTTFVSLSYILFVNPNILSAAGINKGAAFTVTAIASAIGCFIMGFVANYPIALAPTLGSAAFFAYNVCGGMHINWQTALAAVLVASVLFILITVLKLREKVVDAIPQDLKYAISAGIGLFIAFIGLQNGKLIVNSDSNLVALGKFNSPAVWITLFGLILTVILMAMQVPGSIFIGMVVTAIFGILIGQISLPKAIVSAAPSIAPTFGQAVIHLKNINTPQLFMVVLTFLLVTFFDTAGTLIGMTEQAGMMDKNGKIPRIGKAFISDSAAMVEGAVLGTAPLGTSVESSSGIAMGGRTGLTAIFVGILFLISMIFSPLLAVIPTTVTAPALIIVGVLMAGNLKKINWEKFAVAFPAFLTVVGMPLTYSISDGLALGMIAYPITMIASKQFKKVSPMMYVLFVIFIIFFLVTNM